The genomic segment GTGGAAGTTGTTTTAAAAGTGTAGTATTAGGCATAAAGATTATCTGAAAGATAGCTGTCACCTTTCAAAAATTAGAAATAAATTTTCAATAATGAGTACATCAATCAGTAATCTACGAATTAATATAAGCTAATAAATGGAGTTATTAAAACTTGTAAAAAAAATTACTTATATATTAGGGGGGGAATATGATTCGATTAAGACCATATAAATTAAGCGATTCGCAATATATTTTAAATTGGTTTAACGATGAGTTAACTTTCGCACAATGGTGTGCAGATAAATTCACATATCCATTAACTAAAGAGCAATTGAATCAGTATTATCATAATTATGAAAAGGATGATAATGCGTGGATAATGAGTGCTCTTAATAAAGAAGGAACACCTGTAGGTCATTTTTTAATGCGTATGGCAGACTATCAAAATGAAAGCATCCATTTAGGATTTATTATTGTAGATTCACAGATTAGAGGAAAGGGGTATGGAAAAGAGATGGTATCTTTAGCCATAAGATATGCTTTTGACATATTAAAGGTAAAGAGAGTTACTTTGGGTGTATTTGATAACAATCTATCTGCTCATTATTGCTACAAAGCAACAGGCATTGTAGATGAAAAGTATAATGAAGGGGTCTTCACGTATGGAAATGATAAATGGGGGATTTATGATATGGCAATAGAAAAATAATTATCCCCATTATGTGCAAATGATTTAATTTAGGATATATGTAGCACTTTTAATTGTAGACCTTAAAAACGCATTAGTAACGAGGAGAGAATTAAGTGAGTATAGTATGTATTGGAGATAGTTTAACCTTTGGCTATGGAGTTAATAAATCAGAAAATTGGGTTAGCCTTATAGCTAAAAGAATAAAAGAAAAAATTATTAATAAAGGGATACCGGGAGACACAACGTACGAAATGAAAGAAAGGTTCAGAAAAGATGTTGTTAATTACAATCCATCAAGGGTTTTAATTATGGGAGGAACAAATGATATATTTTCAGAAGTAGGTATTGATACTATTTTTAAAAATATAAAAAGCATGGTAGAAATGTCTGAAACAAATAATATAGTTCCGATAATACTAATACCATTACCGGTTAAAAAAGATATTTTAATAAAATTAATGTTTGAGGATATGGATTATACAAAGGTTAATAAGCAGTTAGTAGAGCTGCGGAATTTATTAATTAAGTATGGAAATGAAAAAAGTATTATATCCATAGGTTTAGCAAATATTATACCAAAGACCATAAATATGGAAGAATATTTTTTAGCTGATGGAATACATGTATCAAAAGAAATTCATAAAGAAATAGCTGAAATAATATATAAAAAAATTTTACCAATTAAGGAGAGGAAATTAAAAATTATTACTATAAATAATTAGATTGAAAAATAATATATTTAATATGAGCACAATTATTTCTGTAATTCAATTAAAACATGTACCCTTTTTTATTTGAATGGCATATTAAAGTAGTATAAACTCAAATAAGGAGGGTACGTGATGGTAGAGATAATTACACAATATGTACTAATAGTGCTTTTAGTAATGGGACTTGGATATTTAGCTTATTTGTTAAAAGAAAAAGGTGTAAATATTAAGGATGACTATTTTGGTCTTGCTTATATAATACTTGATTCTTTAACAGCTGAAGAATCTACACCTGAAAATGCTAAGAAGATTATTAGAATTGTTTCAAAAGCAGTGCAATATGTAGAAACTAACTATAAAAACAGCAAAAATACCCTTAAAGAAGAAGAGGCTCTTAAAATTGTAAAAGAAGGAATTAATTTACTGAATTTTCATAGTGATGTAGATGATGAAAGCGTAAAATATTTAATAAGATTAGCTGCGGCATTATTGCCACCAACTAATAAAAAAATAGATTGAGCATATTGGTGATTAAAATTAGAGCGAATTACTGTATTGACCAGTAGAAAAAGCTTATTCTGCCGGTCAATATTTTTATATAAAATTGGGTAAAAACCATATAAAAGAATAAAAACTCCTCTGAAAACAGAAACTAATGTTCTGATTTTTTATATAAATCCCTTTACCTTTTGCTAATAAACATATAAAATAACAAATGTATGATAAAATTTTATTGGAGGATTTTTATGAGTTTTGATAAAGAAGAAATTCAAACATATGATGTAACAGACTTAACTTCTCTAGAAAAGCTGGAGCCTGTGAGAATAAGACCTGGTATGTACATAGGGTCTACAGGCAGCAAAGGTCTACATCATTGTATATGGGAAATTTTAGATAATTCTATAGATGAGATAGCTAATGGCTACGGCGATAGAGCTGAAATTATATTAAATAAAGATAAAAGTGTCACTATTGTTGATAATGGTAGGGGTATTCCAACAGGAATACATCCTATAAAAAATAAATCTGGTGTAGAAATGGTATTTACTGAGCTTCATACTGGCGGAAAGTTTAATAATAAAAATTATAAAACTTCTGGTGGACTTCATGGTGTTGGAGCAGCAGTTGTAAATGCATTATCAGAATGGTTACTAGTTGAAATAAAACAAAAGGGGAAAATTTTTACTCAAAGATTTGAATATGCTTATGATGCTGAGTTAAAAAGACTTATGCCAGGTACACCGGTAGGTAAGCTTGAAATCATAGGAGAAACAAAAAAAACAGGCAGTAAGATTACTTTTATGCCGGATAAAAATGTATTTACTACTTTGGAATTCAGTTACGATTTTATTGATGAAAGATTACAAGAATTGGCGTTCCAAAATAAAGGAATTACATTAGTGTTTAAAGATAAGAGAAAAGACGGAAACATCATAAAGGAATATTACTCTGACAGGGGTCTTCTAGATTTTATTGATTATTTAAATGAAAGCAAAACGCTTCTTCACAAGGACCCTATATTCTTTCAAGGTGAAAAGGAGATAAATGGGATGCAATTGTATGGAGAAATATGTATTCAATTTACTGATTCTACTACAGAATACATTGCGAGCTATGTCAATAACATACCAACTACAGAATCTGGAACTCATGAAACTGGATTTAAAACAGGGATGACAAGGGCTTTTAAAGAAGGAGCTAAAAAGCTTAATCTTTTAAAAGAGAAAGATAAGGAATTTGAAGGTGACGATTTGAGAGAAGGCATGACAGCAATAGTTAGAATTAAAATAAGTAACCCAATCTTTGAAGGCCAAACTAAAAGCAAACTAGGAAATAATGAGGCATACAGCATGATGAATGAATTGTGTTATGTTAAAATTTTAGAATGGATAGAAGACAATAAAGAAATGGCTACTAACATAATAAATAATGCACTGTCTGCCGCATCTAGGCGGGATAAAATAAAAAAGATTAATGAAGCGGAAAGAAAAAAAGTAGGTAAGGGAGCAGCTCCTCTTGCAGGGAAGATTGCAGTATGTACAATAAAAGATTCAAATGTTACAGAATTTATAGTAGTTGAAGGAGATTCAGCTGGTGGAAGTGCCAAGCAAGCTAGAGATAGAAGGTTTCAATCTATAATGCCATCAAAAGGTAAAATTATGAATACAGAAAAGCAAAAGCTAGAAAATGTACTAGCTAGCGAAGAGTTAAAAATATTCAACACTGCCATTGGAACAGGAGTTTTAGATAATTACCATGAAAAAGATTTAAAATATGATAAAATAATTATTTTAAGTGATGCAGATGTTGATGGCTATCATATTAGAACATTATGGATGACGTTTATTTATAGGTATATGAGGCCACTAATTGCAAAAGGTCATCTTTATATGGGAATGCCTCCAC from the Clostridium sp. CM027 genome contains:
- a CDS encoding GNAT family N-acetyltransferase — its product is MIRLRPYKLSDSQYILNWFNDELTFAQWCADKFTYPLTKEQLNQYYHNYEKDDNAWIMSALNKEGTPVGHFLMRMADYQNESIHLGFIIVDSQIRGKGYGKEMVSLAIRYAFDILKVKRVTLGVFDNNLSAHYCYKATGIVDEKYNEGVFTYGNDKWGIYDMAIEK
- a CDS encoding GDSL-type esterase/lipase family protein, which translates into the protein MSIVCIGDSLTFGYGVNKSENWVSLIAKRIKEKIINKGIPGDTTYEMKERFRKDVVNYNPSRVLIMGGTNDIFSEVGIDTIFKNIKSMVEMSETNNIVPIILIPLPVKKDILIKLMFEDMDYTKVNKQLVELRNLLIKYGNEKSIISIGLANIIPKTINMEEYFLADGIHVSKEIHKEIAEIIYKKILPIKERKLKIITINN
- a CDS encoding type IIA DNA topoisomerase subunit B, translating into MSFDKEEIQTYDVTDLTSLEKLEPVRIRPGMYIGSTGSKGLHHCIWEILDNSIDEIANGYGDRAEIILNKDKSVTIVDNGRGIPTGIHPIKNKSGVEMVFTELHTGGKFNNKNYKTSGGLHGVGAAVVNALSEWLLVEIKQKGKIFTQRFEYAYDAELKRLMPGTPVGKLEIIGETKKTGSKITFMPDKNVFTTLEFSYDFIDERLQELAFQNKGITLVFKDKRKDGNIIKEYYSDRGLLDFIDYLNESKTLLHKDPIFFQGEKEINGMQLYGEICIQFTDSTTEYIASYVNNIPTTESGTHETGFKTGMTRAFKEGAKKLNLLKEKDKEFEGDDLREGMTAIVRIKISNPIFEGQTKSKLGNNEAYSMMNELCYVKILEWIEDNKEMATNIINNALSAASRRDKIKKINEAERKKVGKGAAPLAGKIAVCTIKDSNVTEFIVVEGDSAGGSAKQARDRRFQSIMPSKGKIMNTEKQKLENVLASEELKIFNTAIGTGVLDNYHEKDLKYDKIIILSDADVDGYHIRTLWMTFIYRYMRPLIAKGHLYMGMPPLYKVYRNTKNGEVAKYAYSDEQLAETKKEIGKGAFIQRYKGLGEMNPDQLWETTLNPATRTLQQVTIEDAAKAEKMVSLLMGDVVAPRKNYMYKYAEF